A region from the Enterobacter roggenkampii genome encodes:
- a CDS encoding type VI secretion system Vgr family protein: protein MDNWLALFDGQTRYTLDITDSRVTPDVLRFKGLEALSEPFRWTIDFTTPQDNLTPEEVLMKYATLRMRSGKAVHGIITRLEWLSTTADQSHYQVGLSSRLALLSRTRQCRIFQNQSVPEVVEQILRQHGLEGPDFDFCLERTYPPREIITQWRETDLEFIQRILSEVGIYWRTEMDDTREMDMYIFADSQLNYRFDVRLPYREPSGLFDGAAESVWDVRTWHRVVTGTVATRDYNYRTATTPMDATVSVRNDAVTIGEHYRYAAPYRDAGDDTSPEPETESGAFYARIHHERELNKSARIHLFSNAAHLTPGQVLEPQGDVITALKEGVVLTLVAFRGARDSRLHVSVWGMPYTERYCFRPSEISRPEIHGTLPARIESREKNDIYAHLDEQGRYRVKLDFDREGTEPGYGYLWLRMAKPYAGDTLGWHTPLTDGTEVAIAYSNGDIDLPYIAYALHDSEHPDPVTRDNHTRNVLRTPANNKLRMEDKRGEEHIKLATEYGKTQLNSGHLVDAQEQPRGKGFELRTDEHGVIRVAKGLFVTADGQQKAAGGVLEMSTALREIDVCLKQLQQLEMAAEQAQALKADIDSQIQMFEQRLKPLNETLLFSAPEGVAVTSGEHMQMTATKNVAVNAGGDISAGVMGNMTALAGEKLGLFARTGQLSLKASEGPVEMQAQNGRMQLFAEKKLTLLSASDITFAGKKRITLIGGGSYLRLEAGKVEYGTTAMYMRKVKRTMAAGKNTIETDLPSVAGEVSDLPSTKKILFS from the coding sequence ATGGATAACTGGCTGGCGCTCTTTGACGGACAGACCCGTTACACCCTGGACATTACGGACTCCCGCGTCACGCCCGACGTGCTGCGTTTTAAGGGCCTAGAGGCGCTCAGCGAGCCCTTCCGCTGGACCATCGACTTCACCACACCGCAGGATAACCTCACCCCCGAAGAGGTACTGATGAAGTACGCCACCCTGCGCATGCGCAGCGGGAAGGCAGTGCACGGCATCATCACCCGTCTGGAGTGGCTTTCCACCACCGCCGACCAGTCGCATTACCAGGTGGGGCTGAGCTCCCGTCTGGCACTGCTCAGCCGCACCCGCCAGTGCCGCATTTTCCAGAACCAGTCCGTACCGGAGGTGGTGGAGCAGATTCTGCGTCAGCACGGTCTGGAGGGACCTGATTTTGACTTCTGCCTGGAGCGCACCTACCCGCCGCGTGAAATTATCACCCAGTGGCGGGAAACGGACCTGGAGTTTATCCAGCGCATTCTGTCTGAGGTGGGGATTTACTGGCGCACGGAGATGGATGACACCCGTGAAATGGATATGTACATTTTTGCCGACAGCCAGCTTAACTACCGGTTTGATGTGCGGCTGCCGTACCGCGAGCCCTCAGGCCTGTTTGACGGCGCGGCGGAATCGGTCTGGGATGTGCGGACCTGGCACAGGGTTGTCACCGGCACCGTCGCCACGCGGGATTACAACTACCGGACAGCCACCACGCCGATGGATGCGACGGTCAGTGTGCGTAACGATGCGGTCACCATCGGGGAACATTACCGCTACGCAGCGCCTTACCGTGACGCAGGTGACGACACCAGCCCTGAGCCGGAAACCGAATCCGGCGCTTTTTATGCCCGCATCCATCATGAGCGGGAACTGAACAAATCAGCCCGCATCCACCTGTTCAGCAATGCTGCCCACCTCACGCCCGGGCAGGTGCTGGAGCCGCAGGGCGATGTCATTACGGCCCTGAAAGAGGGTGTTGTCCTCACGCTTGTGGCCTTCCGGGGAGCCCGTGATTCCCGCCTGCACGTGTCGGTGTGGGGCATGCCCTACACTGAGCGCTACTGTTTCCGCCCGTCGGAAATTTCGCGCCCGGAAATCCACGGCACGCTTCCGGCCCGCATTGAGAGCCGGGAAAAGAACGATATTTACGCTCACCTTGACGAACAGGGGCGCTACCGGGTGAAGCTCGACTTCGACCGGGAAGGGACAGAACCCGGGTACGGCTACCTGTGGCTGCGGATGGCAAAGCCTTATGCCGGAGACACGCTGGGGTGGCATACGCCGCTCACCGACGGGACCGAAGTTGCGATAGCGTACAGCAACGGTGATATTGACCTGCCGTACATCGCGTATGCCCTGCACGACTCAGAACACCCCGACCCCGTCACCCGCGACAACCACACCCGCAACGTGCTGCGCACGCCCGCCAACAACAAGCTGCGGATGGAGGATAAGCGCGGGGAGGAGCACATCAAGCTCGCCACGGAGTACGGCAAGACGCAGCTGAACAGCGGGCATCTGGTGGACGCGCAGGAGCAGCCCCGGGGCAAAGGCTTTGAACTCCGGACCGATGAGCACGGTGTTATTCGCGTCGCAAAGGGGCTGTTTGTCACCGCGGACGGGCAGCAGAAGGCCGCAGGCGGGGTGCTGGAGATGAGCACGGCACTCAGGGAAATCGACGTCTGCCTGAAACAGCTTCAGCAGCTGGAGATGGCGGCAGAGCAGGCGCAGGCGCTGAAGGCAGATATCGACAGCCAGATACAGATGTTTGAGCAGCGCCTGAAGCCCCTTAACGAAACCCTGCTGTTCTCTGCCCCGGAAGGCGTTGCCGTGACCAGCGGGGAGCACATGCAGATGACAGCCACAAAAAACGTCGCCGTTAACGCCGGAGGGGATATCAGTGCCGGTGTCATGGGCAACATGACGGCGCTGGCGGGTGAAAAACTCGGGCTGTTTGCCAGAACGGGCCAGCTGAGCCTGAAAGCCAGTGAAGGCCCGGTGGAGATGCAGGCGCAGAACGGGAGAATGCAGCTGTTCGCGGAGAAGAAGCTCACCCTGTTGTCTGCGAGTGACATCACGTTTGCGGGCAAGAAGCGCATCACGCTCATCGGGGGCGGGAGCTACCTGCGGCTGGAGGCCGGGAAGGTGGAGTATGGTACGACAGCGATGTATATGCGGAAGGTTAAACGGACAATGGCAGCGGGGAAAAATACAATTGAAACTGATTTACCTTCTGTTGCTGGTGAAGTCTCAGATTTACCGTCCACTAAAAAAATTCTGTTCTCATAA
- a CDS encoding EamA family transporter, translating to MGSTRKGMLNVLIAAVLWGSSGVCAQYIMEKSHISSPYLTMVRLLFTGVILLTLSFVHGDKIFSVIKHRKDALSLLFFSLVGALTVQLTFLLTIEKSNAATATVLQFLSPTIIVAWFALARKKRPGVFVLSAIVTSLVGTFLLVTHGDPTSLSISPAALFFGIASAFAAAFYTTYPSTLIARYGTLPIVGWSMLIAGLMLTPFYAGRGTTFVIDGGLLLAFFYLVVIGTALTFSLYLKGAQMIGGPKASILSCAEPLSSALLSVILLGVAFTLPDWLGTLLIVSSVVLISMDSRRRVKASA from the coding sequence ATGGGTTCCACACGTAAAGGGATGCTGAACGTCCTGATCGCCGCCGTTTTATGGGGCAGTTCCGGCGTTTGCGCGCAGTACATCATGGAGAAAAGCCACATTTCTTCGCCTTACCTGACCATGGTTCGCCTGCTGTTTACCGGCGTGATCCTGCTGACGCTCTCCTTCGTTCACGGCGACAAAATTTTCTCGGTCATCAAGCATCGCAAAGACGCCCTCAGCCTGCTGTTTTTCTCGCTGGTCGGCGCGCTCACCGTGCAGCTCACCTTCCTGCTGACGATTGAAAAATCCAACGCCGCGACGGCCACCGTGCTGCAGTTTCTGTCGCCAACGATTATCGTGGCATGGTTCGCGCTGGCGCGGAAAAAGCGCCCCGGCGTGTTTGTTTTGTCCGCGATTGTGACCTCGCTTGTCGGGACGTTCCTGCTGGTCACCCACGGCGACCCAACCTCGCTCTCCATCTCGCCTGCCGCCCTGTTCTTCGGCATCGCCTCGGCGTTTGCCGCCGCGTTTTACACCACCTATCCGTCAACGCTGATTGCCCGTTACGGCACATTGCCGATTGTCGGCTGGAGTATGTTGATTGCCGGATTAATGCTGACGCCGTTCTACGCCGGACGCGGCACCACCTTCGTGATCGACGGCGGCCTGCTGCTGGCGTTTTTCTACCTGGTGGTGATTGGCACCGCGCTGACGTTCAGCCTGTATCTGAAAGGCGCACAGATGATCGGCGGGCCGAAGGCGAGCATCCTGAGCTGCGCCGAACCCTTGAGCAGCGCGCTGCTGTCGGTGATTTTGCTGGGCGTGGCGTTTACCCTGCCGGACTGGCTGGGGACGCTGCTGATCGTGTCGTCGGTGGTGCTGATTTCGATGGATTCGCGTAGAAGGGTTAAGGCATCGGCGTAG
- a CDS encoding DUF1198 domain-containing protein: protein MVWIMLATLAVVFVVGFRVLTSDSRRAIKRLSERLGITPMPVESMIDQFGKTPGNEFIRYLERPDEAHLQNAAQVLLIWQVCIVDGSEENLHAWHRMLRKARLAAPITDAQIRLALGFMREMEPDPQELNAFQLRYNQLFLPEEGVFYLH, encoded by the coding sequence ATGGTCTGGATAATGCTGGCAACGCTTGCCGTGGTCTTTGTGGTGGGATTTCGCGTCCTGACCTCAGATTCCCGCCGCGCCATCAAACGTTTAAGCGAGCGTCTTGGCATCACCCCGATGCCGGTTGAGTCGATGATCGATCAGTTCGGTAAAACGCCGGGCAATGAGTTTATCCGCTACCTTGAACGGCCGGACGAGGCGCATCTGCAAAACGCCGCGCAGGTGCTGCTGATCTGGCAGGTCTGCATTGTCGACGGCAGCGAGGAGAACCTGCACGCCTGGCACCGCATGCTGCGTAAAGCCCGCCTGGCCGCGCCCATTACCGATGCGCAAATTCGTCTGGCGCTTGGCTTTATGCGCGAGATGGAGCCCGATCCGCAGGAGCTGAACGCCTTCCAGCTACGCTATAACCAGCTCTTCCTGCCGGAAGAGGGCGTGTTTTACCTGCACTGA
- the nepI gene encoding purine ribonucleoside efflux pump NepI, translating into MTEHIQPTTRPQTKEVTRPNWSAVFSVAFCVACLITVEFLPVSLLTPMAQDLGISEGVAGQSVTVTAFVAMFASLFITQVIGTIDRRKVVILFSVLLTLSCLLVSFAESFTLLLLGRACLGLGLGGFWAMSASLTMRLVPARTVPKALSVIFGAVSIALVIAAPLGSFLGGIIGWRNVFNAAAVMGLLCIIWVWKALPSLPGEAAHHKQNMFALLKRPGVLAGMTAIFMAFAGQFAFFTYIRPVFMTMAGFDVDGLTLVLLSFGIASFVGTSLSSQFLKRSLKVALAGAPLVLAASATVLVLWGSDKWVASAIAIIWGFAFALVPVGWSTWITRSLADQAEKAGSIQVAVIQLANTCGAAIGGVALDHLGLTSPLVISGTLMLLTALLVAGKVKAK; encoded by the coding sequence ATGACAGAACATATCCAGCCCACGACCCGACCGCAGACCAAAGAGGTTACTCGCCCCAACTGGTCGGCGGTTTTCTCCGTGGCGTTCTGCGTCGCCTGCCTGATTACCGTTGAGTTTCTGCCGGTGAGCCTGCTGACGCCAATGGCGCAGGATCTGGGCATTTCCGAAGGCGTGGCGGGGCAGTCCGTTACCGTCACCGCCTTTGTGGCGATGTTTGCCAGCCTGTTTATCACCCAGGTGATTGGCACCATCGACCGCCGCAAGGTGGTCATTCTGTTCAGCGTGCTGCTGACGCTCTCCTGCCTGCTGGTCTCCTTCGCGGAAAGCTTCACCCTGCTGCTGCTCGGTCGCGCCTGCCTGGGGCTGGGGCTCGGCGGCTTCTGGGCGATGTCGGCCTCGCTCACCATGCGCCTGGTGCCGGCGCGTACGGTGCCGAAGGCCCTGTCCGTTATCTTTGGCGCGGTCTCCATCGCGCTGGTGATCGCCGCGCCGTTAGGCAGCTTCCTCGGCGGGATTATCGGCTGGCGTAACGTCTTCAACGCCGCGGCGGTGATGGGCCTGCTCTGCATCATTTGGGTGTGGAAAGCGCTGCCGTCCCTGCCGGGCGAAGCGGCGCACCATAAGCAGAACATGTTCGCGCTGCTCAAGCGCCCCGGCGTGCTGGCGGGGATGACCGCCATCTTTATGGCCTTTGCCGGGCAGTTTGCCTTCTTTACCTATATCCGCCCGGTGTTTATGACCATGGCGGGCTTTGACGTGGACGGTCTGACGCTGGTGCTGCTGAGCTTCGGTATCGCCAGCTTTGTCGGTACTTCGCTGTCGTCCCAGTTCCTGAAACGCTCCCTGAAAGTGGCGCTGGCGGGTGCGCCGCTGGTGCTGGCGGCGAGCGCCACGGTGCTGGTGCTGTGGGGCAGCGATAAGTGGGTCGCGTCTGCCATTGCGATTATCTGGGGCTTTGCCTTTGCGCTGGTGCCGGTGGGCTGGTCGACGTGGATCACCCGCTCGCTTGCCGATCAGGCGGAAAAAGCCGGGTCGATTCAGGTGGCGGTGATCCAGCTGGCGAACACCTGCGGCGCGGCCATTGGCGGCGTGGCGCTTGACCATCTGGGGCTAACGTCACCGCTGGTGATTTCCGGCACGCTGATGCTGCTGACGGCGCTGCTGGTGGCAGGGAAGGTTAAAGCGAAGTAG
- a CDS encoding carbohydrate porin, protein MNTIKKLPLTMAVIAALCPISVLAQEFTQEQIDAIVAKAVDKALAERQAKMDAAVAKKADVVTEPQSAAQSPDMAIPFGIKFTGYARYGAHFQAADQKYVAVDGSYNGASAIGRLGNEGNGGEFQLSKAFKGENGAIWDINVMIDHWGDEVNLKKAYAGVTNIMASNPNAYFWAGRDFHQRPQQGINDYFWMNHDGQGAGVKNFDIGGVQFDVAAVAAVESCSPEVMEDEANPSRITCTGGSGTGDKGNYAATSKIHGMKLGPLDLELYANYGFDSKAVESDERLNAWQGGVVLSHTNDSGVNKVIARYSDNSDNSVFNKTEDLTTVYASFEGLYKFTQATQVEYILAFHDYDNSRDKTDNRKNYNAIVRPMHWWNDVHSTWLEAGWQHVDYDNGGDNKGWKLTLSQNMSIAMGPEFRPMLRFYVTGGKVDNARTARVNNTKDETLDDFNVGAMWEAWF, encoded by the coding sequence ATGAATACGATTAAAAAACTTCCATTAACCATGGCGGTTATCGCCGCGCTTTGCCCAATTTCCGTGCTCGCCCAGGAATTCACGCAGGAGCAAATCGACGCCATTGTGGCGAAAGCGGTGGATAAAGCCCTGGCCGAACGTCAGGCCAAAATGGATGCCGCCGTCGCGAAAAAAGCGGACGTGGTGACCGAGCCGCAGAGCGCGGCGCAATCCCCGGACATGGCGATTCCGTTCGGGATTAAATTTACCGGCTACGCCCGCTACGGCGCACACTTCCAGGCCGCCGATCAGAAATACGTGGCGGTGGATGGCTCCTACAACGGCGCGTCCGCGATCGGTCGTCTGGGTAACGAAGGCAACGGCGGCGAGTTCCAGCTCTCCAAGGCCTTCAAGGGCGAAAACGGCGCCATCTGGGACATCAACGTGATGATCGACCACTGGGGCGACGAAGTTAACCTGAAAAAAGCCTACGCGGGGGTGACCAACATTATGGCCTCCAACCCGAACGCCTATTTCTGGGCCGGTCGCGACTTCCACCAGCGTCCGCAGCAGGGCATCAACGATTACTTCTGGATGAACCACGACGGCCAGGGCGCCGGGGTGAAGAACTTCGATATCGGCGGCGTGCAGTTTGACGTCGCTGCCGTGGCGGCAGTGGAATCCTGTAGCCCGGAAGTGATGGAAGACGAAGCGAACCCGTCACGCATCACCTGTACCGGCGGGTCCGGCACGGGCGACAAAGGTAACTACGCGGCCACCTCTAAAATCCACGGTATGAAGCTCGGTCCGCTGGATCTGGAGCTGTACGCCAACTACGGCTTTGATTCAAAAGCGGTAGAGAGCGACGAGCGTCTGAACGCCTGGCAGGGTGGCGTGGTGCTGAGCCATACCAACGACAGCGGCGTGAACAAGGTGATTGCCCGCTACTCCGATAACTCGGACAACAGCGTGTTCAATAAAACCGAAGACCTGACCACGGTCTACGCCAGTTTCGAAGGGCTGTACAAATTCACCCAGGCCACGCAGGTGGAGTACATCCTCGCCTTCCACGACTACGACAACAGCCGTGATAAGACCGACAACCGTAAGAACTACAACGCCATCGTGCGCCCGATGCACTGGTGGAACGACGTTCACTCTACCTGGCTGGAAGCGGGCTGGCAGCACGTGGATTACGACAACGGCGGCGACAACAAAGGCTGGAAGCTGACCCTGTCGCAGAACATGTCTATCGCCATGGGGCCGGAGTTCCGTCCGATGCTGCGCTTCTACGTGACCGGCGGCAAGGTGGATAACGCACGCACCGCGCGCGTGAACAACACCAAAGACGAGACGCTCGACGACTTCAACGTCGGCGCGATGTGGGAGGCGTGGTTCTAG
- a CDS encoding DUF3289 family protein: MHISPPILLPYSPNGIFSDWIFQCMPVDTARNYPVNPAGAWHGGIHIPHTDISVAQANPIRAIADGTIIYARPPSENKDKKPLAYNGETDDGCVLIRHKILIGDDPVEFVFYSLTMHMKQVRFEILSNIGKLIKREQVLGTSGVVDGKNAFHFQICCEQKMLDVLCGRIHGGINIAFPGRVKPVYGSEYYYFPAGTPVYGNIPKGFVHAPANITTEDLYIINCGGDTKTLRKKDDGFYDHLGSVAVGVNYISEASGVDFLKNAMGYSHWVKIAIPGGSGWVDVCTNNIMTYSEAELPDWAGWSLIDDDASSDSQCNSKIIKKLYAEKKNHDAKDLLTHSICKFPFEWDFSTFDARFSWVKTKTDHLPEPLTDDDYNELKEHIKSLCFFDKLPAEVQKELSGQVWHFEPRVFITQIQKAERRLIFKTIKKMNDFTADDMRYGDMAKEQILAQGKMNKVDIWGREFKVNFFNFDKTIDEHFTSMDSMGYWTAWGEYSSLINIMLKKFKANEGGVLKHNLLNKAFSEHVTTVECVNKIKGFIKSLLDDNGYMSLTVNDLNVLNEKIRNGVKLPKFDNYDWFNGLGITIHGTYSTHIYLNYIDVSDGKFKAEISFQIQDHFGLDVADVNGKWFEDSPWFCSWFILQRYTEYGYMPFINEAEFTMVVEG, from the coding sequence ATGCATATTTCCCCTCCTATTTTATTACCATATTCCCCGAATGGCATTTTCAGCGACTGGATTTTTCAGTGCATGCCTGTCGATACTGCACGTAATTATCCCGTAAATCCTGCGGGTGCATGGCACGGGGGCATACATATTCCTCATACAGATATTTCCGTTGCACAGGCCAACCCCATCCGGGCAATTGCTGACGGTACTATTATTTATGCCAGGCCTCCGTCCGAAAACAAAGATAAAAAGCCACTGGCTTATAATGGGGAAACGGACGATGGGTGTGTACTGATCCGACATAAGATATTAATTGGTGATGATCCTGTCGAGTTTGTTTTTTATTCGTTAACCATGCACATGAAACAGGTTCGATTTGAAATTTTGTCTAATATTGGAAAGCTTATAAAACGTGAGCAAGTCTTAGGTACGTCGGGTGTCGTGGATGGAAAAAATGCATTCCACTTCCAGATTTGTTGCGAGCAAAAAATGCTCGATGTACTGTGTGGTCGAATTCATGGAGGGATAAATATTGCGTTCCCAGGAAGGGTTAAGCCTGTATACGGTAGTGAGTACTATTATTTCCCTGCGGGTACTCCTGTTTATGGGAATATTCCTAAAGGTTTTGTGCACGCTCCAGCGAACATCACGACGGAAGATTTATATATTATCAACTGTGGGGGAGATACAAAAACGCTGCGAAAAAAAGACGATGGTTTCTATGACCACCTCGGCAGTGTTGCTGTAGGCGTCAATTATATCAGCGAAGCATCAGGGGTTGATTTCCTGAAAAATGCCATGGGCTACAGTCATTGGGTTAAGATTGCGATCCCTGGTGGAAGTGGGTGGGTCGATGTCTGTACTAATAATATAATGACTTACAGCGAGGCCGAACTACCTGACTGGGCAGGATGGTCTCTGATTGATGACGATGCATCCAGCGATAGCCAGTGTAATTCAAAAATTATAAAAAAATTATATGCAGAAAAAAAGAATCATGATGCAAAAGATCTGCTTACACACTCAATTTGTAAGTTTCCATTCGAGTGGGATTTTTCAACATTCGATGCGCGTTTTTCATGGGTCAAAACAAAAACAGATCATCTACCCGAGCCATTGACCGATGATGATTACAATGAACTCAAGGAACACATTAAGTCGTTATGCTTCTTTGATAAATTGCCTGCTGAGGTACAGAAGGAACTCAGTGGTCAGGTTTGGCATTTTGAACCCCGAGTATTTATCACGCAGATACAAAAAGCAGAACGCCGTTTGATCTTTAAAACAATCAAAAAAATGAATGACTTCACTGCTGATGATATGCGGTACGGTGATATGGCGAAAGAGCAGATACTTGCTCAGGGAAAAATGAACAAAGTTGACATTTGGGGGCGGGAGTTTAAAGTTAACTTTTTTAATTTTGACAAAACTATTGATGAGCATTTTACGAGCATGGACAGTATGGGGTACTGGACTGCTTGGGGGGAATATTCAAGTCTTATAAATATCATGCTCAAAAAGTTTAAAGCGAACGAAGGTGGGGTTTTAAAGCATAATCTTTTGAATAAGGCATTTTCTGAACATGTAACTACAGTGGAATGTGTTAATAAAATTAAGGGGTTTATTAAATCATTACTTGATGACAATGGTTATATGAGTCTTACGGTTAATGACTTAAACGTGTTAAATGAAAAAATAAGGAATGGTGTTAAGCTTCCTAAATTCGATAACTATGATTGGTTTAATGGTTTAGGAATAACTATCCATGGTACTTATTCCACGCATATTTATCTTAATTATATAGACGTTAGTGACGGTAAATTTAAAGCCGAAATTTCATTTCAAATACAGGATCACTTTGGTTTAGATGTTGCTGATGTTAATGGGAAATGGTTTGAAGACTCTCCATGGTTTTGCTCATGGTTCATTCTTCAGCGTTATACTGAATATGGATATATGCCATTCATTAACGAGGCTGAGTTTACAATGGTTGTTGAAGGGTGA
- a CDS encoding alpha/beta fold hydrolase yields MLTQRLSCLALLMALASPAMAANAPTYGEKLEGFDYGWPVEHFTFTSQNQPLDMAYLDVKPEKPNGRTVVLMHGKNFCAGTWDGTIRALSASGYRVIAPDQIGFCKSTKPAHYQYTFQQLADNTHALLTSLGVDRATVIGHSTGGMLATRYALMWPQQVEQLVMVNPIGLEDWKARGVPHITVDQWYQRELKVSADGIRQYEKNTYYAGEWKPEYERWVTMLAGLNNGPGKVRVAWNSALLYDMIYTQPVIYEFSDLKMPVLLMIGTTDNTAIGKDLAPPEIRMTLGNYAVLGKETAKRLPHATLVEFNDMGHAPQMQDPQRFHEALLKGLQAR; encoded by the coding sequence ATGTTGACCCAACGATTGTCCTGCCTGGCGCTGCTGATGGCGCTGGCCTCCCCCGCAATGGCCGCTAATGCCCCCACGTACGGCGAGAAGCTGGAAGGTTTTGACTACGGCTGGCCGGTAGAACACTTTACCTTTACCTCGCAGAACCAGCCTCTGGATATGGCTTACCTGGACGTGAAGCCGGAAAAACCCAACGGCCGCACCGTGGTGCTGATGCACGGCAAAAACTTCTGCGCCGGAACCTGGGACGGCACTATTCGCGCGCTGTCGGCCAGCGGCTATCGCGTGATTGCACCCGACCAGATTGGTTTCTGTAAATCCACCAAGCCGGCGCATTATCAGTACACCTTCCAGCAGCTGGCGGACAACACCCACGCGCTGCTGACATCGCTTGGCGTCGATCGCGCGACGGTTATCGGCCACTCTACCGGCGGCATGCTGGCGACCCGCTACGCGCTGATGTGGCCGCAGCAGGTAGAGCAGCTGGTGATGGTCAACCCGATAGGGCTTGAAGACTGGAAAGCGCGCGGCGTGCCGCATATCACGGTTGACCAGTGGTACCAGCGCGAGCTGAAGGTCAGCGCCGACGGCATTCGTCAGTACGAGAAAAACACCTACTACGCCGGGGAGTGGAAGCCGGAGTACGAGCGCTGGGTCACCATGCTCGCCGGGCTGAACAACGGGCCGGGCAAAGTGCGCGTGGCGTGGAACTCGGCGCTGCTCTACGACATGATTTACACCCAGCCGGTTATCTATGAATTTAGCGACCTGAAGATGCCGGTATTATTGATGATCGGCACAACGGACAACACCGCCATCGGGAAAGACCTAGCCCCGCCGGAGATCCGCATGACGCTCGGCAATTATGCGGTGCTGGGCAAAGAGACGGCGAAGCGCCTCCCGCACGCGACGCTGGTAGAATTTAACGACATGGGCCACGCGCCGCAGATGCAGGATCCGCAACGCTTCCACGAGGCGCTGTTGAAAGGGCTTCAGGCTCGCTGA
- the uhpT gene encoding hexose-6-phosphate:phosphate antiporter, whose protein sequence is MLAFLNQVRKPTLDLPLDVRRKMWFKPFMQSYLVVFIGYLTMYLIRKNFNIAQNDMISTYGLSMTQLGMIGLGFSITYGVGKTVVSYYADGKNTKQFLPFMLILSAICMLGFSASMGAGSVSLFLMIAFYALSGFFQSTGGSCSYSTITKWTPRRKRGSYLGMWNISHNLGGAGAAGVALFGANYLFDGHVIGMFIFPSIIALIVGFIGLRYGSDSPESYGLGKAEELFGEEISEEDKETEENEMTKWQIFVEYVLKNKVIWLLCFSNIFLYVVRIGIDQWSTVYAFQELKLSKEVAIQGFTLFEVGALVGTLLWGWLSDLANGRRALVACIALALIIATLGIYQHASNQYVYLASLFALGFLVFGPQLLIGVAAVGFVPKKAIGAADGIKGTFAYLIGDSFAKLGLGMIADGTPIFGLTGWAGTFAALDAAAIGCIVLMAMVAVLEERKIRRENRAQKLKTA, encoded by the coding sequence ATGCTGGCCTTCTTAAACCAGGTGCGCAAGCCGACTCTGGATCTGCCGCTCGACGTGCGGCGCAAGATGTGGTTCAAACCGTTCATGCAGTCCTATCTGGTGGTCTTCATCGGCTACCTGACCATGTATCTGATCCGCAAAAACTTTAACATCGCGCAGAACGACATGATCTCGACCTACGGGCTGAGCATGACGCAGCTGGGGATGATTGGCCTGGGCTTCTCCATCACCTACGGCGTGGGGAAAACCGTTGTCTCGTACTATGCAGACGGCAAAAACACCAAGCAGTTCCTGCCGTTTATGCTGATCCTCTCCGCCATCTGTATGCTCGGCTTCAGCGCCAGCATGGGCGCGGGTTCCGTTAGCCTGTTCCTGATGATCGCCTTCTACGCCCTGAGCGGTTTCTTCCAGAGTACCGGCGGGTCGTGCAGCTACTCCACCATTACCAAATGGACCCCGCGCCGCAAGCGTGGTTCCTACCTCGGCATGTGGAACATCTCCCACAACCTCGGCGGGGCGGGCGCGGCTGGCGTAGCGCTGTTCGGCGCAAACTACCTGTTCGACGGCCATGTGATCGGCATGTTTATCTTCCCGTCGATTATCGCCCTGATCGTCGGCTTTATCGGCCTGCGCTACGGCAGCGACTCCCCGGAATCGTACGGCCTCGGCAAAGCCGAAGAGCTGTTCGGCGAGGAGATCAGCGAAGAGGACAAAGAGACCGAAGAGAACGAGATGACCAAATGGCAGATCTTTGTTGAGTACGTGCTGAAAAACAAAGTGATCTGGCTGCTCTGCTTCTCGAATATTTTCCTGTACGTGGTGCGTATCGGCATTGACCAGTGGTCAACCGTGTATGCTTTCCAGGAGCTGAAGCTTTCTAAAGAAGTAGCAATTCAGGGCTTCACCCTGTTCGAAGTGGGCGCGCTGGTCGGCACGCTGCTGTGGGGCTGGCTCTCCGACCTCGCCAACGGCCGTCGCGCGCTGGTGGCCTGCATCGCGCTGGCGTTGATTATCGCCACCCTCGGCATCTACCAGCACGCCAGCAACCAGTACGTTTACCTCGCATCCCTGTTCGCGCTCGGCTTCCTGGTGTTTGGTCCGCAGCTGCTGATCGGCGTGGCGGCAGTGGGCTTCGTACCGAAAAAAGCGATCGGCGCCGCCGATGGGATTAAAGGCACCTTCGCCTATCTGATCGGCGACAGCTTTGCCAAGCTGGGTCTGGGGATGATCGCCGACGGCACGCCAATTTTCGGCCTCACCGGCTGGGCGGGCACCTTCGCGGCGCTGGATGCGGCAGCGATCGGCTGTATCGTCCTGATGGCGATGGTCGCGGTGCTGGAAGAACGTAAAATTCGCCGTGAAAATCGTGCGCAGAAATTAAAAACAGCCTGA